The following coding sequences lie in one Rutidosis leptorrhynchoides isolate AG116_Rl617_1_P2 chromosome 6, CSIRO_AGI_Rlap_v1, whole genome shotgun sequence genomic window:
- the LOC139851554 gene encoding probable WRKY transcription factor 26 gives MASSGGSLDSSTAKYPSFSFEKSSFSDLIASNNSEDTSWSFFGGNNGASGGIDSPKPPATPFSPSSFLNTPTGLNQNQFLDSPFFPFNSSIVPSPTTGNFLGLDYKDEQRKYSNFSFQAQTRPVSSVSTNKMEEQVKSQPQEWNLTIQNDFMSQTNKPKSESTQSVQTQYISDQSQANGDQTKLADGYNWRKYGQKQVKGSENPRSYYKCTFPNCPTKKKVERNLEGHITEIVYKGNHTHDKPQNAKKSSSNNYIEAPIENNHFESSASFGEDDFDQASSFSRSGDDHENEPEPKRWKGETESEAISGPGSRTVREPRIVVQTTSDIDILDDGYRWRKYGQKVVKGNPNPRSYYKCTFSGCPVRKHVERASHDLRAVITTYEGKHNHDVPAPRGSGGYAINRPPTTNNGSTNNNYGVMAIRPSANYSSNIQNTMGLTQNGSQPPYTLQMLQNSAKYSLNENSYMNQNGGKNGSISSAKEEPEDDLFYGSFLG, from the exons ATGGCTTCTTCTGGTGGCAGCTTGGATAGTTCTACTGCAAAGTATCCATCTTTCTCATTTGAAAAATCATCTTTTAGTGATCTTATTGCTTCTAATAATAGTGAAGATACAAGTTGGAGCTTCTTTGGTGGCAACAATGGTGCAAGTGGTGGTATTGATAGTCCAAAACCACCagcaacaccattttcaccatcttCTTTTCTTAATACACCAACTGGTCTGAACCAAAATCAGTTCTTGGACTCACCTTTCTTTCCATTTAATTCTAGT ATTGTTCCATCTCCAACAACCGGTAATTTTCTTGGTTTGGATTATAAAGATGAACAAAGAAAGTATTCTAATTTCTCATTTCAAGCACAAACAAGGCCTGTTTCTTCTGTTTCTACTAACAAGATG GAAGAACAAGTAAAAAGTCAACCGCAGGAATGGAATTTgactattcagaatgatttcatgTCACAAACTAACAAACCAAAATCAGAGTCAACACAATCTGTTCAAACTCAATATATTTCAGATCAATCTCAAGCTAATGGAGATCAAACAAAGTTAGCAGATGGTTACAATTGGAGAAAATATGGACAAAAGCAAGTCAAAGGTAGCGAAAACCCTCGAAGTTATTACAAATGTACATTCCCTAATTGCCCAACAAAGAAGAAAGTTGAAAGAAATTTAGAAGGACATATAACAGAGATTGTTTACAAAGGAAATCATACTCATGACAAGCCTCAAAACGCCAAAAAATCATCTTCAAACAATTACATTGAAGCCCCAATTGAGAACAATCATTTTGAATCTTCAGCTTCATTTGGGGAGGATGATTTTGATCAAGCCTCGTCGTTCAGTAGATCGGGAGATGACCATGAAAACGAGCCCGAACCAAAGAGATG GAAGGGAGAAACCGAGAGCGAAGCTATTTCGGGTCCTGGTAGCAGAACAGTTCGAGAACCAAGAATTGTGGTTCAAACAACGAGCGATATTGATATACTTGATGATGGTTATAGATGGAGGAAATATGGACAAAAAGTAGTCAAAGGCAATCCAAATCCAAG GAGTTACTACAAGTGCACGTTTTCCGGCTGTCCTGTGAGAAAACACGTCGAACGGGCATCACATGACCTACGAGCTGTGATCACAACATATGAAGGGAAACACAACCATGACGTGCCTGCACCCCGTGGTAGTGGGGGTTATGCCATTAATCGACCACCAACAACCAACAATGGTAGCACAAATAACAATTATGGGGTCATGGCTATTAGGCCATCAGCAAACTACTCGAGCAACATTCAAAACACAATGGGTTTGACCCAAAATGGTAGTCAACCCCCATACACACTGCAAATGTTGCAGAACTCTGCGAAATATTCGCTCAATGAGAATTCTTACATGAATCAAAACGGTGGAAAAAACGGGTCAATATCAAGTGCAAAAGAAGAACCCGAGGATGATTTGTTTTATGGTTCCTTTTTAGGTTAA